One region of uncultured Methanolobus sp. genomic DNA includes:
- a CDS encoding PAS domain-containing protein: MNISINRPGKTKDMEENTSTSISIDKKLEAVYNSSPVISFLWKAEDEWPVESVSGNITRLGYSPEAFLSGKLLYGDIVHPDDLDRIHLEVKKHSEKKHTSYFSLNYRVLTKDNDVRWVTERSFIKRDEKGEITHFQGIIIDNTELEKTERELLETGKKYQIIFESSPVGIIYFDENGIITHCNKAFSDIVGAPVKEIVGFSVLSSLEDDHLKNAIDLVFLGNAGFYEGEYFSSITGKKLTVKSSFTPVMDGDGSMIGGIGIMEDVELSKKAEEIINLNEMRLEALLKLYQMQDSSMSEIAEYAIEKAVKLTNSSIGYLEFLNEDENVLETYHWPNESHDYHSEEPFVHPVRSFGFWGEAIREREAVIVNRDRDVEPADEIYPGTKERMLRHITIPVFDNDQVVAVAGVANKKSDYDEADVRQLTLLMEGMWKLVQHKQTTEILYEALRMRRVLESIMSSSPAIVFLWKPEQDWPVEFVSDNIEQFGYSVNDFITGKIIYGDIIHPSDLQRVRDEVDRASREGFSDFSQEYRIITKSGDVRWVDERTMLHYDPSGMVDYLQGIIVDITERKQANNFMRVECDLDNVLGDTGSLEDTFDRLLDFTFEAKSIDSGIMYVVDKATGAFDAISYRGLSEKFVDALSHFNSSTLMARMFSTGFPVYKYFTEINMILPASKLDYEGLQAMAFIPIRHNGELVAAMVLGSHSELEVPASSRNLIETIASQVGMVISRMKKDSGLQKSKNNMTSLLNILDEMVFIMDLQGRILHVNFPLTDALNYTPKDLEMKDFLMLYPEGWEDDVLSTLDEIMAGKSSTSEIPLISKEGILVPVNSKFTIGDWGGQDVLISISSLIKEPGA, from the coding sequence ATGAACATTTCAATTAACAGACCTGGAAAGACCAAGGATATGGAAGAAAACACATCCACTTCTATCTCTATTGACAAAAAACTGGAAGCTGTTTATAACAGCAGTCCTGTCATCTCTTTCTTATGGAAAGCAGAAGATGAATGGCCTGTAGAATCAGTCTCAGGTAACATTACGCGTCTTGGTTATTCTCCTGAGGCTTTCCTTTCAGGGAAACTGCTTTATGGAGATATAGTTCATCCTGATGACCTCGATAGAATTCATTTAGAGGTAAAAAAACACTCAGAAAAAAAACACACCTCATATTTTTCTCTTAATTATCGTGTGCTCACCAAAGACAATGACGTTCGCTGGGTGACTGAGAGATCTTTCATAAAGAGAGACGAAAAAGGTGAGATCACTCATTTCCAAGGTATAATCATCGATAATACCGAGCTTGAAAAAACCGAACGTGAATTGCTGGAAACCGGAAAAAAGTACCAGATAATCTTTGAAAGTTCACCTGTCGGTATCATATATTTTGATGAGAACGGTATCATCACTCACTGCAACAAAGCATTTTCAGATATTGTAGGGGCTCCTGTTAAGGAAATAGTAGGTTTCAGCGTTCTTTCCTCATTAGAGGACGATCATCTAAAAAATGCTATTGACCTTGTTTTTCTTGGAAATGCCGGTTTTTATGAAGGTGAGTATTTCTCTTCTATTACCGGGAAAAAACTGACTGTGAAATCCAGTTTCACTCCTGTAATGGATGGTGACGGTTCAATGATTGGTGGTATCGGCATCATGGAAGATGTCGAGCTGAGTAAAAAGGCCGAGGAGATCATCAATCTGAACGAAATGCGCCTTGAAGCCCTCCTGAAGCTCTACCAGATGCAGGATTCTTCCATGAGCGAGATTGCGGAGTATGCGATTGAAAAGGCAGTCAAGCTCACCAATAGTAGTATTGGTTACCTTGAGTTTCTCAATGAGGATGAGAATGTTCTTGAAACTTATCACTGGCCTAACGAGTCGCATGATTATCATTCAGAGGAACCTTTTGTCCATCCTGTCCGTTCATTTGGTTTCTGGGGCGAAGCTATACGGGAACGTGAAGCTGTTATCGTGAACAGGGATCGCGATGTTGAACCTGCGGATGAAATATATCCCGGAACAAAAGAACGAATGCTACGTCACATAACGATTCCTGTATTTGATAATGATCAGGTAGTTGCTGTGGCAGGCGTAGCCAACAAAAAAAGTGATTATGATGAAGCCGATGTCAGGCAACTCACACTCCTAATGGAAGGGATGTGGAAACTCGTACAGCACAAGCAGACAACTGAGATCCTTTATGAAGCATTAAGGATGCGCAGGGTGCTGGAATCCATCATGAGTTCAAGTCCTGCAATTGTCTTCCTGTGGAAACCGGAGCAGGACTGGCCTGTGGAGTTCGTTTCAGATAATATTGAACAGTTCGGTTATTCTGTGAATGATTTCATAACAGGCAAGATTATTTATGGAGATATTATTCATCCTTCCGATCTACAGAGGGTCAGGGATGAGGTAGACAGGGCTTCCAGAGAGGGTTTCTCTGATTTCAGCCAGGAGTATCGCATCATTACCAAATCAGGTGATGTAAGGTGGGTTGATGAAAGGACCATGCTTCACTATGATCCTTCTGGCATGGTGGATTATCTTCAGGGTATCATTGTTGATATAACCGAACGCAAGCAGGCTAATAATTTCATGCGTGTGGAATGCGACCTTGACAATGTTCTTGGTGATACCGGAAGCCTTGAAGACACATTTGACAGGCTCCTTGATTTTACTTTTGAAGCTAAATCAATAGATTCCGGCATCATGTATGTAGTTGATAAGGCTACAGGAGCGTTTGATGCAATATCCTACCGTGGGCTTTCAGAAAAATTTGTTGATGCTCTTTCTCATTTTAATTCCAGCACTCTTATGGCTCGCATGTTCAGTACTGGTTTTCCGGTTTACAAGTACTTCACAGAAATCAATATGATACTACCTGCATCAAAACTGGATTATGAAGGATTACAGGCGATGGCTTTCATTCCTATAAGACACAATGGTGAGCTGGTTGCAGCCATGGTTCTTGGTTCTCATTCGGAGCTCGAGGTTCCTGCCAGTTCGAGGAATCTTATAGAAACTATTGCAAGTCAGGTTGGAATGGTGATCTCCCGTATGAAAAAGGATTCAGGATTACAGAAAAGCAAGAACAACATGACTTCGCTTCTTAATATTCTTGATGAAATGGTTTTCATTATGGATTTGCAGGGAAGAATTCTTCATGTGAACTTCCCACTGACTGATGCTCTTAACTATACGCCCAAAGACCTTGAAATGAAGGATTTCCTTATGCTTTATCCTGAAGGTTGGGAAGATGATGTTCTTTCGACCCTCGATGAGATAATGGCAGGCAAATCCTCTACTTCCGAGATACCATTGATAAGTAAGGAAGGCATATTGGTACCGGTAAACTCAAAATTCACAATAGGGGATTGGGGAGGACAGGATGTCCTCATATCCATTTCTTCCCTTATAAAAGAACCAGGAGCTTAG
- a CDS encoding hydantoinase/oxoprolinase family protein, with protein sequence MSYSLGIDAGGTYTDAVLLDDENETIIESSKSLTSYPDPLEGIRGAIEGLDPQRLREVKVVSVSTTLSTNSILEGTGSPVALILIGNFDIKEELPTNHYLQVKGGHDHNGIETNPLDTESIKEFVLEVKDKVSAFAISSYFSVRNHDHELCVKDIVTELTGLPAVCSYELSQDLGAFERAVTAFLNAQLIPVTERFMTTVEAEIKSRGIDAKVFMLKCDGSVIGIQSALKKPIESIFSGPAGSLVGASFLAKSDSCAVIDVGGTSTDISVIYSGVPEMSDAGAVVGGWKTRVKAIKMETSAMGGDSHVWVRGKDINIGPRRVIPLCRAAVLYPGFLEHLKANPIPSKMRLGINYQPTKFYLRTDYDAIEASPEEREVLEAVKKEPTSTTEIFNRIKKFPASKIFDSLIQKRLLQPIGFTLTDALHVLGEYTERNIEAANVGADMLGSIVDMDRHEFAKYIKREFSKNMACDLVSFFLDGVEKSEIRKIFDIRSPAKFKIEVPIVLIGGPVSAFVNEMQEILDAEIILPEYSNVGNAAGALAAKGIRRFEVLIRPASMAAPDWEFLVFSEHGRSNFYEYQEALDYAVSLGETTVLNYMKDAGLDSNHIKIDVKKEEVIPQGWKTPMETKLVILGVGNRNTEQDCC encoded by the coding sequence ATGAGTTACAGTCTTGGCATAGATGCAGGAGGAACATATACAGATGCAGTCCTCCTTGATGATGAAAATGAAACCATAATTGAGTCAAGTAAATCACTTACAAGCTACCCTGATCCACTTGAAGGGATACGTGGAGCTATTGAAGGGCTTGACCCGCAAAGACTCAGAGAAGTAAAAGTTGTTTCAGTATCAACCACCCTTTCAACTAACAGTATTCTTGAAGGAACCGGATCACCTGTAGCACTTATACTCATCGGAAACTTCGACATCAAAGAAGAACTTCCAACAAACCATTATTTACAGGTAAAAGGAGGGCACGACCATAACGGGATTGAAACAAATCCTCTTGACACTGAATCCATAAAAGAATTTGTCCTGGAAGTCAAAGATAAAGTTTCAGCTTTTGCAATCTCATCATATTTCAGCGTCAGAAATCATGACCATGAACTCTGTGTCAAGGATATTGTAACAGAACTCACAGGTCTTCCGGCAGTCTGCAGCTATGAACTTTCACAGGACCTCGGTGCATTTGAAAGAGCGGTTACAGCATTCTTAAACGCTCAACTAATACCGGTAACTGAGAGGTTCATGACTACAGTTGAAGCTGAAATCAAGTCAAGAGGAATCGATGCCAAGGTATTTATGCTAAAATGTGACGGTTCTGTAATTGGCATACAGAGTGCCCTGAAAAAACCAATCGAATCAATATTTTCAGGTCCTGCAGGAAGTCTTGTTGGAGCATCATTCCTTGCAAAAAGTGATTCATGCGCAGTTATCGATGTAGGAGGAACCAGCACCGACATATCAGTTATCTACAGCGGTGTACCGGAAATGAGCGATGCAGGTGCTGTTGTCGGTGGCTGGAAAACAAGAGTCAAAGCCATAAAAATGGAAACTTCAGCCATGGGAGGAGACAGCCATGTCTGGGTCAGGGGAAAAGATATCAACATTGGCCCAAGGAGAGTAATCCCACTTTGCAGGGCTGCTGTGCTCTATCCGGGTTTCCTTGAACATCTCAAAGCAAACCCGATTCCATCAAAAATGAGACTTGGAATCAATTACCAGCCAACCAAATTCTACCTCAGGACTGACTACGATGCAATTGAGGCAAGCCCTGAGGAAAGGGAAGTTCTTGAAGCCGTTAAGAAGGAACCAACATCAACAACCGAAATATTCAACCGAATAAAGAAATTCCCTGCAAGCAAGATATTTGACAGCCTCATCCAGAAAAGACTGCTGCAGCCAATCGGATTTACACTCACCGATGCTCTCCATGTACTAGGAGAATATACTGAAAGAAATATCGAAGCAGCGAACGTGGGTGCAGACATGCTTGGTTCAATCGTTGATATGGACAGGCACGAGTTTGCAAAGTACATCAAGAGAGAATTCTCGAAAAACATGGCATGTGACCTTGTTTCGTTCTTCCTTGACGGGGTTGAGAAATCTGAGATCAGGAAGATATTTGACATCCGGTCACCTGCAAAATTCAAGATCGAAGTTCCAATCGTATTAATAGGAGGACCGGTAAGTGCTTTTGTTAATGAGATGCAGGAAATACTGGATGCAGAGATAATTCTTCCAGAATATTCTAATGTTGGAAACGCTGCCGGTGCACTTGCTGCCAAAGGAATCAGAAGATTTGAGGTACTCATAAGACCTGCATCAATGGCTGCTCCTGACTGGGAATTCCTTGTATTTTCAGAACACGGAAGAAGCAACTTCTATGAATATCAGGAAGCACTGGACTATGCAGTTAGCCTCGGAGAAACTACCGTACTGAACTACATGAAGGACGCAGGACTTGATTCAAATCACATAAAAATTGATGTCAAAAAAGAAGAAGTGATACCACAGGGCTGGAAAACCCCGATGGAAACAAAACTTGTAATCCTTGGAGTTGGCAACAGGAATACAGAACAGGATTGCTGCTAA
- a CDS encoding B12-binding domain-containing protein, whose amino-acid sequence MATKEEIIAKAKAAILDFDEDAAAEAAQEGLDADVDPVDLIQDGFTAAMNEVGDQFEAGTVFLPHVIAASEAMSAGVAVLTPALEAKGAETASKGTIVIGTIEGDIHSIGKDIVATMLKIAGFKVVDLGRDVAIGKYVEAVKANKADVVGSSALMTTTMVSQIQIEEQLKEAGVRDSVKTMVGGAPVTQDWATKIGADVYGENATDVVSKLNAMF is encoded by the coding sequence ATGGCAACAAAAGAAGAGATTATTGCAAAAGCAAAAGCAGCAATTTTAGACTTTGATGAAGATGCAGCAGCAGAAGCAGCTCAGGAAGGTCTTGACGCAGATGTAGATCCTGTTGATCTTATTCAGGATGGATTCACTGCAGCTATGAACGAAGTTGGTGACCAGTTTGAAGCAGGTACTGTATTCCTTCCACACGTCATTGCAGCATCAGAAGCAATGAGTGCAGGAGTGGCTGTACTTACACCAGCACTTGAAGCAAAGGGTGCAGAAACAGCAAGTAAGGGAACAATCGTCATCGGTACTATTGAGGGAGATATTCACTCAATCGGTAAGGATATTGTTGCAACAATGCTCAAGATAGCCGGTTTCAAGGTTGTAGACCTTGGTAGGGACGTAGCTATCGGCAAGTATGTAGAAGCTGTGAAAGCAAACAAAGCTGATGTCGTCGGTTCATCTGCTCTTATGACCACAACAATGGTCAGCCAGATACAGATCGAAGAACAGCTTAAGGAAGCAGGAGTACGCGATTCCGTTAAGACAATGGTCGGCGGTGCACCTGTAACCCAGGACTGGGCAACAAAGATTGGTGCAGACGTCTATGGCGAAAACGCTACAGATGTAGTTTCCAAGCTTAATGCTATGTTCTGA
- a CDS encoding DMT family transporter — protein MDLKALKKQEHQKRVKYGYMWALFCAVLWGMWYIPGTTVWVLNPFDEMYGEIAAGSGDGMALVIVAVLITAFNALTVMLALTVWNGALGKFGEMKRTVKEFHPCSKWFFLASIFGGPMAILGSFIAMGFVGGAFAAVAALMYPVVGSILAQKWYGEKISKRAYLGIAFIIVGGITIFGGGLLTELGSGNVAWIGYLGGLMAAAGWGIEGAIAGKGLDIAEPDVGLTLRFLGENIIWWIIIVPILAIVGFPMFKYALMAFEPLTLLVLVFAGITFGFCYVTWYKSFPLIGVGRGQGIGNLYGLFAVIFIFLFFGDVPAWTILLGGALCLGGSTIMFSEDTGEMESLRGD, from the coding sequence ATGGATTTAAAAGCTTTAAAAAAGCAGGAACACCAGAAGAGGGTCAAGTATGGGTATATGTGGGCGCTCTTCTGTGCGGTTCTCTGGGGTATGTGGTATATCCCCGGTACAACAGTATGGGTTCTAAACCCATTCGATGAAATGTACGGAGAGATCGCTGCAGGAAGCGGCGATGGTATGGCACTTGTAATAGTGGCTGTGCTGATTACAGCATTTAATGCATTAACAGTTATGCTGGCTCTCACCGTCTGGAACGGTGCTCTTGGTAAGTTCGGTGAAATGAAGAGGACAGTGAAGGAATTCCATCCCTGTTCAAAGTGGTTCTTCCTGGCATCTATTTTCGGTGGCCCAATGGCCATTCTGGGTTCTTTCATCGCCATGGGATTTGTTGGCGGTGCTTTTGCAGCGGTTGCAGCTCTTATGTATCCGGTTGTAGGTTCCATTCTTGCTCAGAAGTGGTATGGTGAGAAGATATCAAAGAGGGCTTATCTTGGTATTGCTTTCATTATTGTAGGTGGTATCACTATATTCGGTGGTGGACTGCTTACTGAACTTGGAAGCGGAAACGTTGCCTGGATTGGTTACCTTGGTGGTCTCATGGCAGCAGCCGGATGGGGTATAGAAGGTGCAATCGCAGGAAAGGGTCTTGATATTGCAGAACCTGATGTTGGTCTGACACTGAGGTTCCTTGGTGAGAACATCATCTGGTGGATTATTATAGTCCCTATACTGGCAATCGTTGGTTTCCCAATGTTTAAGTATGCACTTATGGCATTTGAACCACTTACTCTCCTGGTACTTGTGTTTGCAGGTATTACCTTTGGTTTCTGTTACGTTACATGGTATAAGTCCTTCCCGCTTATTGGTGTTGGAAGGGGTCAGGGAATCGGTAACCTGTACGGTCTGTTCGCTGTAATATTCATCTTCCTTTTCTTTGGAGATGTCCCTGCATGGACCATCCTTCTGGGAGGCGCACTCTGTCTTGGAGGCAGCACAATCATGTTCTCTGAAGACACCGGCGAAATGGAATCCTTAAGAGGTGACTAA
- the mtbC gene encoding dimethylamine corrinoid protein MtbC: protein MSNEEMFKELSDAVITCKKDVVTAAVEKAKGEGIPAPEIIEKGLAAGMNEVGVLFERGKLFLPHVMMAAGAMEEGVKLLEADLPKDAVSSKLGVIVNGTVEGDVHDIGKSIVSTMLQSAGFEVHDIGRDVPLQNFIDKINETNADMVGLSALMTTTLQGQKDVIEMLKEQGMRDGIKVMVGGAPATQAWAEKIGADCYAENASEAVVKAKELLL, encoded by the coding sequence ATGAGCAATGAAGAAATGTTCAAAGAACTCTCAGACGCTGTTATCACATGTAAGAAAGATGTTGTCACAGCAGCAGTTGAGAAGGCAAAAGGCGAAGGCATTCCTGCACCCGAGATCATCGAAAAGGGTCTTGCAGCTGGAATGAACGAAGTCGGTGTTCTTTTTGAAAGAGGTAAGTTATTCCTTCCTCACGTAATGATGGCAGCAGGCGCAATGGAAGAAGGTGTCAAACTCCTTGAGGCAGACCTTCCAAAAGATGCTGTAAGTAGTAAACTGGGTGTAATCGTAAACGGTACCGTTGAAGGTGACGTACACGATATTGGAAAATCGATCGTATCAACCATGCTCCAGTCAGCAGGTTTTGAAGTCCATGATATAGGCAGGGACGTTCCACTGCAAAACTTCATCGACAAGATCAATGAGACAAACGCAGACATGGTAGGCCTTTCCGCACTTATGACAACAACCCTCCAGGGACAGAAGGATGTCATAGAGATGCTCAAGGAACAGGGCATGAGAGATGGCATAAAAGTCATGGTCGGCGGTGCTCCTGCAACCCAGGCATGGGCTGAAAAGATTGGCGCAGACTGCTATGCTGAGAACGCAAGTGAAGCCGTTGTAAAAGCAAAAGAACTCCTGCTCTAA
- a CDS encoding methyltransferase cognate corrinoid protein gives MSNQEMLDKLRDTIVTQNINGCAEATQEALDSGMTAVEIINDGLSPGMKIIGDKFEAAEVYLPQIMMSAKAMNAAMEILVPVLAEEKGADDEGVGLAVTYVQEGDIHDIGHRLVTTMLEANGFRIVDMGVDVPNDNIVEEIAKHKGKKVILVGSALMTTSMLGQKDTVSMLAEEGLRDSVKIMFGGAPVSDSWIAEIGADATAENAADAARVALGLMQ, from the coding sequence ATGTCAAATCAGGAAATGTTAGACAAACTCAGGGACACAATTGTCACTCAGAATATTAATGGCTGTGCCGAAGCTACCCAGGAAGCCCTGGACTCCGGTATGACAGCAGTTGAGATCATCAACGATGGTCTTTCACCAGGTATGAAGATAATCGGAGACAAGTTTGAAGCAGCAGAGGTCTACCTCCCACAGATCATGATGTCTGCAAAAGCAATGAACGCTGCAATGGAAATTCTTGTACCCGTACTTGCAGAAGAAAAAGGAGCAGACGACGAAGGTGTCGGTCTTGCTGTCACTTACGTACAGGAAGGCGATATTCACGATATTGGCCACCGTCTTGTAACAACCATGCTTGAAGCAAATGGTTTCAGGATAGTTGACATGGGCGTAGATGTACCAAACGACAATATTGTTGAAGAAATTGCAAAACACAAGGGTAAGAAGGTCATCCTCGTTGGTTCAGCACTCATGACAACTTCAATGCTCGGGCAGAAGGACACAGTATCCATGCTTGCAGAAGAAGGTCTTAGAGACTCTGTTAAGATCATGTTCGGTGGAGCACCGGTATCTGACTCATGGATCGCAGAAATCGGAGCAGATGCAACAGCAGAAAATGCAGCAGATGCTGCTCGTGTAGCACTCGGTCTCATGCAGTAA
- a CDS encoding winged helix-turn-helix domain-containing protein — MLNFTKIEIFRNLTQPATITELSEILKFDQSTISKAVDSLEKDGFVVRQKKGKEVHVSRSDSLHSQALKDIILEFPRIPWDKIFTTSSLHVLGALECKHSIADIAGMTGLDRRTVSSAIRESGKYGIILKIGNKYILSERHSLVRKFVSNFWQYVTNKKLRDISLESVLIWQRGPEFLFKLDNESDMNVTEVKNCKIQPTAINVFHKYGLKILSDTAYFFCTKRNLRPEDYFIHTILIDPHSPIYNSYALAFSSKLEQADLFKIGRHYNMENHIEKLLEYLATMKKNSDFVLPWNEYESLLKDLE, encoded by the coding sequence ATGCTGAATTTCACCAAGATTGAAATATTCAGAAATCTGACTCAGCCTGCAACAATCACCGAGTTATCTGAAATCTTAAAGTTCGACCAGTCTACCATATCAAAAGCAGTTGACTCGCTCGAAAAAGACGGTTTTGTTGTGAGGCAAAAGAAGGGCAAAGAGGTTCATGTCAGTCGTTCTGATTCTTTGCATTCTCAGGCATTGAAAGACATTATTCTGGAATTTCCCAGAATTCCTTGGGATAAGATATTCACAACTTCCTCGTTGCATGTTTTGGGTGCATTGGAGTGCAAGCATTCAATAGCTGATATCGCTGGAATGACCGGATTGGACAGGAGAACGGTTTCATCTGCAATTCGTGAATCGGGTAAATATGGAATCATTCTCAAAATCGGGAACAAGTACATTTTAAGTGAACGTCATTCGTTGGTCAGGAAATTCGTTAGTAATTTCTGGCAGTATGTGACAAACAAAAAACTCAGGGATATATCGCTGGAATCAGTTTTAATATGGCAAAGAGGTCCGGAATTTCTCTTCAAGCTTGATAATGAATCTGATATGAATGTAACAGAGGTTAAGAATTGCAAAATTCAGCCGACTGCAATTAATGTATTTCACAAGTATGGCCTTAAAATATTGAGTGATACAGCGTATTTTTTCTGTACAAAAAGAAATCTCAGACCTGAAGATTATTTTATTCACACGATTTTGATTGATCCTCATAGTCCGATTTACAACTCATATGCTCTTGCCTTTTCATCAAAGTTAGAACAAGCTGATCTGTTTAAGATTGGCAGACATTATAACATGGAAAATCATATCGAAAAACTTTTAGAGTATCTTGCAACTATGAAGAAAAATAGCGATTTTGTTCTGCCGTGGAATGAATATGAAAGTCTGCTAAAGGATCTGGAATAA
- a CDS encoding ISH3 family transposase — protein sequence MSLLSFNSSPHSKVELIPKKCIDSVLKPLTDNIDIKINGSLTCKDLFYASICMSIENSSIHSMSKHYQDIPCETSTRYHLRKLNLEELVRINNKILLQGPINTLKTDKEYEFAIDFTNDPYYGGTDSSNENYVIRSQAKKSTNSFYSYASLSIINKNERFTISVLPVERSKTTVYYLNYFIDTLNDLDLKIKVLCLDRGFYSVDVFRFLQDEKIPHITPVVKRGNKIKLLLIGRSARSAKYVMKNPQKEEVSLDIVIDVKYLKGKRNKTGCENLGFVVYGLKWKPRKISSVYRRRFAIESSYRMRNIVKPKTSTRDVTLRYFFALVSFLIRNTWLFIQKKHFTIVKQGPQIIDEDKFRFDRFILFVGEWLRRKMKIQLVVRCLR from the coding sequence ATGTCATTACTATCATTCAATTCAAGCCCTCATTCTAAAGTTGAATTAATACCGAAAAAATGCATTGACTCTGTCTTAAAACCGCTTACAGATAATATTGATATCAAAATCAATGGTTCTCTTACCTGTAAAGACCTATTTTATGCTTCAATATGTATGTCCATAGAGAATAGTTCAATCCACTCTATGTCAAAACACTATCAAGATATCCCTTGTGAAACATCTACAAGATATCATCTCAGGAAACTGAATCTTGAAGAGCTTGTTCGAATAAATAATAAAATCCTGCTTCAAGGTCCTATTAATACTCTGAAAACGGATAAGGAATATGAGTTTGCTATCGATTTCACAAATGATCCTTACTATGGAGGAACTGATTCATCCAATGAAAACTATGTGATACGTAGTCAGGCCAAGAAGTCAACAAACTCATTTTATTCATACGCTTCGTTATCCATAATAAACAAGAACGAGAGATTTACTATATCTGTTCTTCCAGTAGAAAGAAGCAAAACAACAGTCTATTACCTCAACTATTTTATTGATACGTTAAATGATCTAGATCTAAAGATCAAGGTTCTTTGTTTGGATCGAGGGTTTTATTCTGTTGATGTTTTTAGATTTTTACAAGACGAAAAGATTCCTCATATTACTCCAGTAGTAAAAAGAGGAAACAAGATCAAGCTACTACTTATAGGCAGAAGTGCAAGATCTGCTAAATATGTAATGAAAAATCCTCAGAAGGAAGAGGTTAGTCTGGATATCGTTATCGATGTCAAGTACCTGAAGGGTAAAAGGAACAAAACAGGGTGTGAAAATCTTGGATTTGTAGTCTATGGGCTTAAATGGAAACCCAGGAAGATCAGTAGTGTATACAGAAGAAGATTTGCTATTGAATCATCTTACAGGATGAGAAATATAGTCAAACCAAAAACATCCACAAGAGACGTAACTTTAAGATATTTCTTTGCACTGGTATCGTTCCTGATTAGAAATACATGGCTCTTCATTCAGAAAAAGCATTTTACGATTGTAAAACAGGGTCCTCAGATAATTGATGAGGACAAATTCAGATTTGATAGATTTATCCTGTTTGTTGGAGAATGGCTTAGAAGAAAGATGAAGATTCAGTTGGTTGTACGGTGTTTGAGGTAG